A portion of the Adhaeribacter radiodurans genome contains these proteins:
- a CDS encoding glycosyltransferase family 4 protein yields MRIGFDAKRAYTNTTGLGNYSRFVISALQTQFPQNQYYLFTTRQNNVFRNFVPASPHLHLVKPPGLYRVLPDAWRLAGINNSIKNLKLDIFHGLSNELPFFLNKSKVRKVVTIHDLIFLRFPELYKPHDRLIYRAKFKAACQTADKIIAVSQQTQQDLIQFYNIPAEKTEVIYQDCNPIFHQAIPAETLRAVKQKYYLPDKYLLCVGTLERRKNHLHLFKAWQKSGLTDTHDLVLIGKRLPYAAHLDTYIRENKLTAKVHFLPYIPFQELPAIYQLAQVFVYPSLFEGFGIPILEALNSGVPVVTSTGSCFTEAGGEAALYAAPDDVTQLAEHLTLICSDQTLRQQLIKTGHEHAQQFRAEHTIPQMHRLYENLIGK; encoded by the coding sequence ATGCGAATAGGATTTGATGCCAAAAGAGCCTATACAAATACTACCGGTTTAGGAAACTACAGCCGTTTTGTTATTTCGGCGTTACAAACGCAATTTCCTCAAAATCAATATTACCTGTTTACCACGCGTCAGAATAATGTATTCAGAAATTTTGTACCGGCCTCTCCGCACCTGCATTTAGTAAAACCTCCGGGGCTTTACCGGGTACTACCCGATGCGTGGCGGTTAGCCGGAATTAATAATTCGATTAAAAATTTAAAGCTGGATATTTTCCACGGGTTAAGTAACGAGCTACCTTTTTTTTTGAATAAAAGCAAAGTTCGTAAAGTAGTAACTATTCACGATTTAATTTTCCTGCGTTTCCCGGAGTTGTATAAACCGCATGACCGGCTTATTTACCGCGCTAAGTTTAAAGCAGCCTGCCAAACCGCCGATAAAATTATTGCGGTTAGTCAACAAACTCAACAAGATTTAATACAATTCTACAATATACCCGCCGAAAAAACCGAAGTAATTTACCAGGACTGCAACCCAATTTTTCACCAGGCTATTCCTGCCGAAACTTTACGGGCAGTTAAGCAAAAGTACTACTTACCCGATAAATACCTGTTGTGCGTAGGTACGCTGGAACGCCGTAAAAACCATTTACACTTGTTTAAGGCCTGGCAAAAATCAGGTTTAACCGATACGCACGACTTAGTTTTAATCGGCAAAAGATTACCTTACGCCGCGCACCTGGATACTTACATTCGCGAAAATAAACTTACCGCTAAAGTACATTTTTTACCTTATATTCCTTTTCAGGAACTGCCCGCTATTTACCAATTGGCGCAAGTATTTGTGTATCCGTCTTTGTTCGAAGGTTTTGGCATACCTATTCTGGAGGCCTTAAACAGCGGAGTACCAGTGGTTACTTCTACTGGTTCTTGTTTTACCGAAGCGGGTGGCGAAGCCGCCCTGTACGCCGCTCCCGATGATGTAACTCAATTAGCCGAGCATTTAACTCTTATTTGTTCAGACCAAACACTCCGCCAGCAACTTATAAAAACAGGGCACGAACACGCGCAACAATTCCGGGCGGAGCACACCATTCCGCAAATGCACAGGCTGTACGAAAACCTAATTGGCAAGTAA
- a CDS encoding aminopeptidase P family protein, whose protein sequence is MKYEPINPDLFILNRANFAKHLKKCSLAVFHSNDVMPTNADGTMAFRQNNDLFYLSGVDQEESILLLFPDTRDVRHREVLFIRETNDLILTWEGYKLTKEQAQAVSGIKTIYWLSEFKQVLNALMAEAENVYLNTNEHTRATVEVETRDARFIKWCKDTYPLHQYHRSAPIMHSLRAIKSEIEIELIKNACKITEHAFLRLLKFIKPGVMEYEIEAEIAHEFLRNRSRGPAYSSIIASGGNACILHYVDNNQECKDGDVILMDFGAEFANYTADLTRSVPVNGTFTKRQGEVYQGVLNVMEAAKRMLVPGNTLDQYHSFVGTVMENELVKLGLLAEEEVRHQNPQQPLYKKYFMHGTSHFLGLDVHDVGNKYRPFEPGMVFTCEPGIYIREENLGIRLENDILITRNGPVDLMADIPLQSQDIEDYMKN, encoded by the coding sequence ATGAAATACGAACCTATCAATCCTGACCTTTTTATTCTTAACCGAGCAAATTTTGCCAAACATCTGAAAAAGTGTTCGCTGGCAGTTTTTCACTCGAACGATGTAATGCCCACAAACGCCGATGGCACCATGGCCTTTCGGCAGAATAATGACTTATTTTATTTAAGCGGCGTAGACCAGGAAGAAAGTATTTTACTGCTATTTCCGGATACGCGCGATGTACGCCACCGTGAGGTACTTTTTATACGTGAAACGAATGATTTAATTTTAACCTGGGAAGGTTATAAACTTACTAAAGAACAAGCCCAAGCGGTTTCGGGGATTAAAACTATTTACTGGTTATCGGAATTTAAGCAAGTATTAAATGCTTTGATGGCCGAAGCCGAAAATGTTTACCTGAACACCAACGAGCATACCCGGGCAACAGTAGAAGTAGAGACCCGCGATGCCCGTTTCATAAAATGGTGTAAAGATACCTACCCTTTGCATCAATACCACCGGAGTGCCCCCATTATGCACAGCCTGCGGGCCATTAAATCAGAAATAGAAATTGAGTTAATTAAAAACGCTTGCAAGATTACAGAGCATGCGTTTTTGCGCTTACTCAAATTTATCAAGCCCGGCGTTATGGAATACGAAATTGAAGCCGAAATTGCGCATGAGTTTTTGCGTAACCGTTCCCGCGGACCGGCTTACAGTTCTATCATTGCCTCGGGGGGTAATGCCTGTATTCTGCACTACGTAGATAATAACCAGGAATGTAAAGACGGGGACGTAATTTTAATGGATTTCGGGGCTGAATTTGCTAATTATACTGCTGATTTAACCCGTTCGGTGCCGGTGAATGGTACCTTTACCAAGCGGCAGGGCGAGGTGTACCAAGGTGTTTTAAACGTAATGGAAGCGGCCAAGAGAATGCTCGTGCCCGGTAATACCCTGGATCAATATCACTCGTTTGTGGGTACGGTAATGGAAAACGAACTGGTTAAATTGGGTTTACTCGCCGAAGAGGAGGTTCGCCATCAAAACCCGCAACAACCGTTGTATAAAAAGTATTTTATGCACGGTACTTCGCATTTTCTGGGGTTAGATGTACACGATGTCGGGAATAAATACCGCCCCTTTGAGCCGGGTATGGTTTTTACTTGTGAGCCTGGTATTTACATTCGCGAAGAAAACCTAGGCATTCGTCTCGAAAATGATATTTTAATTACCCGTAACGGTCCTGTAGATTTAATGGCCGATATTCCCCTGCAATCCCAGGATATTGAAGATTATATGAAAAACTAA